ttgtacatttgtaaatgtttctaaacgtgatgccttgatgtttgtatatttgtgaatatattagttcatctaattagcttaattatatgctcacatttcacttttagttagtttcagatcttctctgaaaacgaacacgaacgaccaatgaacgtatagtactgtagagctcgagtgcgtttagcaattataaaagaataaacagtaataaatataacaaacaaaactggatttgggaaaaaaagagaaaaggtcattggtaccggttggaaagaccaaccggtaccaaaggggctgtcACCTTGCGTCAgtgtggcagcctctttggtaccagttggtctttccaatcggtaccaatggaagcctaagacaccggttgaaaaacccggtgtcttaagacgaggccattggtctcggtttgcgggaaccggttggaaaaccagTGCCTAAAGCCTTTTCCAACTGGTTACCATAGCCTGTTTTCCAGTAGTGGTACTTGGGCCAGGCAAATTTATATTGCTGTTTATATTGCTGGGCTTTTATTCcacggaaaagaaaaagggttcAATTATTCATTGCAGCGAGCGCTTCATTTTACAGACAGCAGCAGACATCGCTGTGGTAGGTAGCAACAATGTGGCCGAGCCTGCGGCACCACTCTTGGCACTGCTCAAGCGTGCTTCCCGGTCCCAGGGGGTTGCACGGCCACTCGTATCCATGGGACGACGACGACCAAGAATGTGGCACCGGCGCCTTCACTGCGTAGCCTGCAGCATATGTAGATGTAGATTCAGTACTCACTACTAATAAGTACCCATGGTTGGCCGCATCGATCCATCGAGAGCAAAAGAATGAAAATGGACACAGGAGTTGAGTATGCAATGTACCGGTGGAGACGAGGAGCGGCGCGACGGCGATCTTGCAGCTGGTGGTGGAACGGAAATTGACCTTGGCCCCCATCGTCGTCATATATCCCAGCCGGCGAAGGCGGACGAGTTGCAATGCTAACTAGCTGTATTGGCAAATTGCAGGCGTAATCCCTATTTGTAGTGTTTGCTCATGAGCCTAGCTTAGCTTATTGTGCCTGTGGAAATAAAGATCATATATAGGTGATCCTGAAGATAATCCTAGCTTCTAAGACGATGGTGCCTTTGGCTAGCTATTGCTGATGCTGTATATCGACTTAATTGCAGCCGTGTCATGATCGACAACTAATCATGCTGATTTGATGGATACTGGTCTCGCGGTAGAATTCATTAATGCAACACGGCGGAGAGGGTGGCTAGGGGCAAATGCGTCAATTCCCATCATAATTCACACTGGCAATCTCGGGAACGTACCATGTTAGATAAATGGATACGTATATAGATCCATGAAAAGTTTATAGACCTAGAAATTATATGCACTTTCAAAATTAATGGATCTAAGTGACACAATCGTCACAAATTTAAAGACCGCCGCTGTATTTTACTCTTTTTTACATCAGATTTACTCCTCGATTGAAATCTTGCTTATCCATCAATCACAAAAATTTATATTAAAAATTGAATGAAGACCAAAGTTCCAGGTTAGGGTTGGGGTGTTTGGGACTACCCTTGGTGCCCAGTTGTAGAGGGAGCGTTGGGCGGCTTGCCGGCCGGCGATGGAGGTGGGAGAGACGGCAGCAGAGCAGAGACAACAAGGGGGCCGCCGGAGCCAGACGGAGGAGGATCGCTGGTGTGCAGTGGATGCGACGGAGGCATCTAGGCTACATGGATTAGTGTCGggcggcagaggaggtggcTAAGGCCACCGGGGACGAACAAGAAGTGGCGGGGGTGTGACGTTGGACCTCGGGTCGCACGCCTCCTGCGCAAGAAAGACGATAACGGGAAGAGGgaggagaaagaagagaaaagaaaacagGAGGGTTGCATCTGGGCTTTCGATCTATATCCAACAATTACGAAGGGTGATTGAGGGATGAACTGAATCTCAAGTGTCTCCCAAAAATCAAAATGGATTGTATAGAGAACCAAAACGGTGGAAGCAAGATTATACTAGAATCGTCTCGACAACAGGCATTATTCCACACGCCGGCGAGGCATTATTCCTGCGTTTATTCATTTCACCGGAAAGTAGTTGCAGGTCTAGGAGGAGGAGTTTGTGGCTATTCTTGAGCCGCAGCAGCAGAGCAGGTGCATGAAGCCTCCTCCGTAGAAGCCTTGCTCGTTGCACCACTTGGCACACTCCTCCAGATCCGCGAAATATCCCCTGCACGGCGGCGGGTcatcctcctccggcggcggaggtgccaCCGCCAGCGTTCCCCGCGCGTGGCCTGCGTAGATGCAAATACGTCGTTGTCAGTGAACCGTACATGATTATTGTGGAGATATATACATAGTATACATATGTGTAATCACTGGTGGAGACGAGGAGCAGCACCGTGATGGTGACAATGGTGATGACGACGGTGACGGTGTTGCAGGTGGCGGTGGGGGAACGGAGCTCGGCCGCCATGGTCGTTTTGTGTTCCAATGATTTCTCACCTGTCACCTTGCAGgtcgcgcgcacgcgcgcgcatgtatgtatatacatAGAGAGAGTACAACGATAGCTtgctctgttcggctggctgtggctggtgctaatttgctgtgaaaaaagtactgctggctggtgctgatttggtgtgagagaaaaatattgttgctgTTTGCCAGCAGAATAGAGTGCGCTAGCCAGAAGTGTTGATTACAATGGCTGATGCGGTACAGTTAATTAATGGCCTGCAAGCGTCCTATTCACGGATGGAAATACCAGTATGGATGTTCGAAATATCAAATATTCATATATATATCCGCTAAATTGTTCGTGTGTGTATCCAGTTTCGTGTCCAAATCTAATGTGGTACGGTATTATAATGCATATATCTGGATCCAATTTTCATTAATTTTCTCTATCCAAGTCCATATTTGTATTTGAGGATATCCAACACTATCAATATCTTTGAAAAAATAATGTAGAATATAAAATATCTAAGACTTGTCTTTATAACTTGACCACGAGAATCTCGATCCGCCTCGTGTTCCAATGCTGTCAGGGTAAACTGTTGATGCCCAAGCTCAAACCCAAAGTCCTGATAAACTAGTTCAAGTCATAAACAAAAAATTTGGCAGAAATGGCCGGCGGTGCCCATGCTCAACCGAGATTAATTTCTCCGGTCACGGTGAGAAATGGCAATGTATAACGAAGACAAATCTACCACTCTGCTTCTGACTTAGGATATGGGTGCTTACAGCTTTGCTACATTGCCCGCAAATTGGGTCATGGTGCCGCTTACAAGTGGTCATGGCTGCAAGTTCAGTACATGTTCAGAGATGAAGCACATACGAATTATTCACACATCCACTAAACAATTTAGTCTCtgcaatctcaaaaaaaaaacattacttTCTGCAACACTTCTAGTGTTAGGCTTTGCAATTTAGGTGGTAATCATGACTATAGCATGTCACTATCTTAGTTTATGCATGCATAAATGTCAAGGGCGCCTGCGTCTAGGGTAGCAGGGCCTCGAACACGGAGTTCGTAGTCGCGGCGGGTAATGGCGTCGGGGTTGTTGCCCGGCCGCCCAATGTTGAAGGGGATGAGattaagagaaagagagagagatttggGAGATTGATAATACTTGCTTAATCTTAATCATCCGAGTACAATAGATTATATAAGCCTTGGCCTCCTAAGCTTAAGGAAATAACCACCAGGAGATCACCTTCCTATTCCCTAGCCACTGATCGCGgcatcctcggcggcggcgttggtcgCGCTGGTACTACCTGCCCCACATGACATCTCTCCCCCCCCCTCGACGAGCAGCCGCGCTGGTACTACCTGCCCCACATGacatctctcccccccccccctcgacgagcagctcgtcctcgagctggaaaGAGGGATACCGCTCTATGAAGCTGTCAACATCTTCCCATGTGGCGGACGCGACCGGTTCCCCCTTCCAATGGACGAGGATCTGGCGAACGCCCCTGGCCATGCGGGCGCGCACAGCTTGTTCCGGCTCAAGCACCGCAGCTCCGTTGCTGGTgggcggcaagggcggcggagCAGCTGGAGGAGTACCGACGAACTTCTTCAAGAGCCCCACATGGAAGACATTGTGAAGGCGTGCGGACGGCGGTAGCTCGAGGCGGTAGGCGACGACGTtgatgatggcggcggcgcgatatGGCCCGTAGAAGCGGGGCCGAAGCTTCCCTTTTGCCGGAACCTGCAGCGACGACAGCGCGCGGTGTCGCTGACGTAGCCACACCCAATCATCGACCTTGAAATGTACCTCGCGGTGGTGATTGTCGTAGTGGCACTTGTATACCGCCTGTGCCTGCTCGAGGCGGTAGCGAACATTCGCCAGCAGCTCGTCCCGTTCGGCCATGCTCTGCGCCACGACCGCCACACGCGTCTCCCTCGGCTCGTACGACCGGATGGAAGGGGGGTCGCGGCCGTACACAATCCGGAACAGAGTGTTCTTGAGCGCGGTCTGGAAGGCGGCGTTGTAGATGTACTCCTCCCAGGGCAGCCAACGGAGCCACAGCCGAAGTCGATCACCCGTGAGGCAGCGAAGGTACATGACGATGATCTTGTTTGCCGTCTCAGTTTGCCCATCGGACTATGGATAGAACGCCAATGTCATCTGCAGCTTCGTGCCTGAGAGCCGCATGAGTTCCTTCCAGAACAAGGAGGTGAACACCAGATCGCGATCCGACACCATGGAATGTGGCACCCCATGTAGGCATACGATCTCGGCGAAGAACACCTGCGCCACTGATTTTGCCGAGTACGGGTGAGCGAGCAGAATGAAGTGGCAGTACTTACTGAATCGGTCCACGACGGTGAGAATGACCGACTTGCCGCCGACGCGTGGTAAGGCCTCGATGAAGTCGAGCCCCATGTCCGACCACACCATGGTGGGCACTGGGAGTGGCAGGAGCAACCCAGCCGGATGCAGGTGTTCGGACTTGTGGCGTTGGCATGTCGCGCAAGCCCTCACGTAGTCCTGGACCATCGCCCTCAGTCTTGGCGAGCGGAAGTCACGGCACAGCCTGTGGAGCGTGCACTGGACGCCCTCGTGGCTGTCGTCATGCACCGCGGTGAGCACCTCGTGGAGGAGCGGCAATGCAGGCGGGATGTAGAGCTGGCCTTGGAATGCCACCAAGCGGTCGACCAGCGACCATGGCGCCATGCGTTGGGCGTCGGCGATCTCGGTCCGGAGCGCCACCAGTGCTGGATCCGTGCTGTTGGCATGGCGGAGGCGGTCGATGAAATCAAACCGTGGCCCAGAGACTGCAAGGAGCGCCATCTCCTCGGTGCCGCTCCTAGAGAGCGTGTCGGCCATGACATTTGTGCTGCCCGCCTTGTACTCAACGGTGAAGTCGAAGCTGAGGAGATTGCCAACCCAATGGTGTTGCAGAATGGTCACTGGGCGCTGGTCGAGGAGGAACTTGAGGCTGTAGTAGTCCATCTTGACGATGAAGCGAAGTCCCCAGAGGTACAGCCTCCAGTGGCGGATGGCAAGCATGAGGCCGATGAGTTCCCGCTCGTACACCGTGGGCGAGCGATGCCGAGGCGCCATCGCCCTGCTAAAGAAGGCGACGGGGTGCCGTTCCTGCAGGAGGACCATGCTAAACCCGTAGGTGGACGCATCACACTCCACCATGAACGGCTTGGCGAAGTCTGGGAGCGCCAGAACAGGCGCCGTCGTGATTGCCATTTTGAGTGCGGTGAAGGCGGCAGTGGCATCTTCGTTCCAGGAGAACCCTTTCCTGCGGAGCAGGGCGGTGAGGTGGGCGGCTATGGAGCCATAGTCCTTGACGAACTTGCGGTAATACCCGGTGAGACCGAGAAACCCGCGTACCGCACGCGCGAACCTGGGCTGAGGCCAGTCCGGGTCCATCGCCACGCTCCCTGCAGAGATCGTGTGCCACAAATATGCGACGGAGGTGGCACCAAACTCGCACTTGGAACGCTTGATGAAGAGTCGGTGTTGCCGTAGGATGTCGAGGACAGTGCGCACATGCCGCAGGTGGGACGCCCAGGAATCGCTGAAGATCAGTATGTCGTCAAAGAAGACGAGGACGATGCGGCGTAGGAACAGCCGGAGAATGTTGTTCATGAGTGCCTGGAATGTCACCGGGGCGTTGCACAACCCGAAAGGCATAACCAGGAACTCGTAGAGCTTGTCGTGAGTCCGAAACGCCGTCTTGGCAACATTGGCGGCGGTCATCCGAACCTGGTGGTACCCTGAGCGAAGGTCAAGCTTGGTGAAGAAGCGGGCGGTGCAGCTCGTCGAGCAACTCATCTACCACCGGTATGGGGTAGGCGTCCTTGATAGTGATGGCGTTCAGCGCGCGGTAGTCGACGCAGAAGTGCCACGAGCTCTCCGGCTTTTTGACGAGGTGGACCGGTGATGAGAACGCCGACGTGCTGCGTTGGACGATGCCCTGGGCCAGCATGGCGGCGTACTGGCATTCCAGCTCGTCCTTGTGGGCGGCCGGGTAGCGGTACGGTCGGACCGCCACCGGCAATGAGCCCGGGATCAAGTTGATGCTGTGATCTCGGGTCTGTGGGGGAGGCATGCCCGGCAGCTCTGCGAAGATGTCCGTGAAGTCCTGGAGCATCGCCTGGAGCATGTCGTCCCCTGAGCACACACGCAGCGCCTTGGGCCCTGCAAGTCCCTGCCAGCAAACTTTATGGTCCCTGCGCCAAAAGGACATGGTTAGGGCACTGAAATCCCAGAGGATCGGCCCGAGGAAGCCAGCCAATGCGTGCCCAGGATGGCGTCGTAGCTGGCAAGAGGGAGGGCGTAGAAGTCCGCCGCGAATGCCTCGTCGTCGATGGTGAATGGCGCTGCACGGTAGATGCCGGAACAAGGAACACGTTCACTATTGGCCACCGTGCCCCGCAGTGCTTCCCGGGGTTGGAGTTGCAGCGACGTGCGGCTCGCCACGTCCTCAGCGATGAAGTTGTGCGTGGAGCTGGAGTCAAGGAGCTCGAGGAGTGTGGAATCCCCGAGCCGTAGATAAACCTGCATGGTCTCGCCCATGTGGACGCCGGCGATggtgtcatcgtcgtcgtcctcggccaGGTCAACGAGGAAGAGGCGCTAGCACACACGGTTGTGGCCACGCACGAATCGCTCGTTGCAGTTGAAGCAGAGTTCTAGTCGGCGGCGTTCCTCCATCTCGGTCTGGGACAGCCGTTTCACCGGTCTGCCCTCGACGGACACCTGTGCGGGCGTGGAAGCAGTCGGCGGCACGGTCGCTGGCGCCATGAGTGGGGAGGATGCCCTACTGGCCTGCGCGGCGCAGTGGGCGCGGCTGCGGTTGGCGTCGCGCATTGATTACGCAACTCCAGCTTGCGAGCAAGGCTCATGGTGGCGGCAAGGGAGTGCGGGTTGTGTATTTCCACGTCGAGGCTGAGGGGCGGCTGCAGTCCCGTCGTGAAGATCTGTGCTTCCTGGATCTCCGAGAGCGTGCCTGGTACTCGACCACGGATCCGGTGCGCTTGCACGCCATGAGTTCGCCAAGGGGGTTGGAGCGCAGAGGGGGGACGAAACGCAGGTTCAGCAGCTCGGTGAAGCGGCGCCACGGCGGAGTGCCCTCATCGCGCTGGACCTGGATATACCATAGCTGGGCTGCCTCTTCCAGGTTGTACGAGGCCATCcagactttttcttccttgatgATCCGCTGTTGATGAAAATAGGATTCGCAGTGGTTAATGAACGCTAACGGATCCGATTTACCATCACACTTGGGGAAGTCCATCTTCTGGAATTTTGGCGGCCGATCATTGTGGTGCTCGCCGCCGATCGGCCCACAGCCATCGGAGGACGACGAGTCGGCGCGGTGCTCCTGCTGGAGCGTGTCCACCTTGGACTGGAGTGTCTCCACGGTGGTTGTTAACTTGGCGATGAGCGTCGCAAGATCGGCGATGGTTGGCTCGGCCATCGGCGACGAAATGGATGGTGTCGGGGATGGCGACGTGGTGGGTGGAGGAGCGAGCGAGGAGGGGGCGTGGTGGAGATGGTTGGAGGTGGAAGAGGATCTTCTGAAAGCTGATACTAGGTTGTCAAGGGCGCCAGCATCTAGGGTAGCAGGGCCTCGACTATGGAGTTCGTAGTCGCGGCGAGTAATGGCGTCGGGGTTGTTGTCCGGCTGCCCAATGTTAAAGGGGATGAGattaagagaaagagagagagatttggGAGATTGATAATACTTGCTTA
This genomic interval from Panicum virgatum strain AP13 chromosome 8K, P.virgatum_v5, whole genome shotgun sequence contains the following:
- the LOC120646421 gene encoding uncharacterized protein LOC120646421, whose protein sequence is MYIHTCARVRATCKVTGEKSLEHKTTMAAELRSPTATCNTVTVVITIVTITVLLLVSTSHARGTLAVAPPPPEEDDPPPCRGYFADLEECAKWCNEQGFYGGGFMHLLCCCGSRIATNSSS